Within the Salmo salar chromosome ssa12, Ssal_v3.1, whole genome shotgun sequence genome, the region tgaaggtacggaggtgccgttcccctcacagctccgtaggcaagcaccatggtcttgtagcggatgcgagcttagactggaagccagtggagagagcggaggagcggggtgacgtgagagaacttgggaaggttgaacaccagacgggctgcggcgttctggatgagttgtaggggtttaatggcacaggcagggagcccagccaacagcgagttgcaataatccagacgggagatgacaagtgcctggattaggacctgcgccgcttcctgtgtgaggcagggtcgtactctgcgaatgttgtagagcatgaacctacaggatcgggtcaccgccttgatgttggtggagaacgacagggtgttgtccagggtcacgccaaggctcttagcactctgggaggaggacacaagggagttgtcaaccgtgatggcgagatcatggaacgggcagtccttccccgggaggaagagcagctccgtcttgccgaggttcagcttgaggtggtgatccgtcatccacactgatatgtctgccagacatgcagagatgcgattcgccacctggttgtcagaagggggaaaggagaagattaattgtgtgtcatctgcatagcaatgatatgagagaccatgtgaggatatgacagagccaagtgacttggtgtatagcgagaataggagtgggccaagaacagagccctgggggacaccagtggtgagagcacgtggtgcggagacagattctcgccacgccacctggtaggagcgacctgtcaggtaggacgcaatccaagcgtgggcggcgccggagatgcccagctcggagagggtggagaggaggatctgatggttcacggtatcaaaggcagcagataggtctagaaggatgagagcagaggagagagagttagctttagcagtgcggagagcctccgtgacacagagaagagcagtctcagttgaatgcccagtcttgaaacctgactgattaggatcaagaaggtcattctgagagagatagcaagagagctggccaaggacgccgcgttcaagagttttggagagaaaggaaagaagggatactggtctgtagttgttgacatcggagggatcgagtgtaggttttttcagaaggggtgcaacgctcgctctcttgaagacggaagggacgtagccagcggtcaaggatgagttgatgagcgaggtgaggtaggggagtaggtctccggaaatggtctggagaagagaggaggggatagggtcaagtgggcaggttgttgggcggccggccgtcacaagacgcgagatttcatctggagagagaggggagaaagaggtcaaagcacagggtagggcagtgtgagcaggaccagcagtgtcgtttgacttagcaaacgaggatcggatgtcgtcaaccttcttttcaaaatggttgacgaagtcatccgcagagagggaggaggggggggggagggggaggaggattcaggagggaggagaaggtagcaaagagctttctagggttagaggcagatgcttggagtttagagtggtagaaagtggctttagcagcagagacagaagaggaaaatgtagagaggagggagtgaaaggatgccaggtccgcaggggaggcgagttttcctccatttccgctcggctgcccggagccctgttctgtgagctcgcagtgagtcgtcgagccacggagcaggaggggaggaccgagccggcctggaggataggggacagaggaaatcaaaggatgcagagagggaggagaggagggttgaggaggcagaatcaggagataggttggagaaggtttgagcagagggaagagatgataggatggaagaggagagagtagcgggagagagagagcgaaggttgggacggcgcaataccatccgagtaggggcagagtgagaagtgttggatgagagcgagaggggaagACTGGAGCAGGGAAGAGTGCAACACGAAACACCATCCTGGGGAGAGAGGTGTTTAAAGCGAAGGATTCTCCAGTGTCTGTGACTGCTCAGAGTGAGAAACAGAGTGGAGTGGTGGATGGGAGGAAGATTTATGTAATTGACACCCCGGGGCTCTATGACACAACAATGTCTCCAGAAGAGATGAAAAGTGAAATAGTCAGGTGTATAGAAATGTCAGTCCCAGGACCCCACGCCTTCCTGCTGGTGATCAGACTGGGGAGGTTCACAGAGGAGGAGCAGAACACTGTGAAGTGGATCCAGGAGAGCTTTGGAGAAGAATCCTCAATGTACACCATAGTGCTGTTCACACATGGAGATCAACTGAAGGGAAAATCAGTGGAGGAGTTTCTGGCTAAGAGCAAAGATCTACAGAAACTCATCAATATCTGTGGGGGCAGATATCACTCCCTAAGCAATGACAAGAGAAAAGACACTCAGGTCCCAGAGCTGCTGAAGAAGATAGAGGAGATGGTGTCGAGGAATGGAGGAAAACACTACACCAATGAGATGTACCAGGAGGTCCAGAGGAAGATCAACGaggaaaaggagaggaagagacaggaagagaagagagagagagagagaggagacaggaagaggaagaaatAAGAAAAAGATAAGAAAAATTGAATGACTGCAAGTGGTCAGCACTTGCCAGTTCGGGTGCATTGGGAGCCATGTACATCTCTCCATGGTCGTTTGCAGCAGGGGCTGTATTCGCCGCTGTTAAAGGTTATGAATGCATGGACACCTATTTCAAATCAGGTAGTTCCAACTCAGAAGACCAGAAGGATTAAGATTTCCAcatccaccatctcagattgttttgAAATTAAGATTAATTTTAgtgttatataatataaatataatttgatctctgagaaattaagcacATTTATTTCGCCCAATTTTACATTTCAATTGATAGGATTCATAtactattcaataaatatagtacagtAAGTATAGTCTGATCTAGATtaaatttttggtggaaatgaaGAAAAAAGAATGGTCAAAAATCTCAGATCAGATTTTGGCTATTATTTCACCCAAATGCCTTGTTATCTGGAGGGCGGCCATTTGCATCTCCCCAATGGTCCAAATGTGGAATCCGTAACCATGCTGATATCATGGACAGTAATGGTTTGAGAACATTCCAAGATTTGGAAGATACATACACATTACCAGATACATACACATTACCAGATACATACACATTACCAGATACATACACATTACCAGATACATACACATTACCACTCAGGTTAGCTTTGTTAGCCTATGGAGTCCCTTGGGAAACCCAGCTACTGAACCATCCAATGATGGGATTTATTAATAAATGATCTGGGCTCCtgaaaggactgatctctataataTACATGCTATTAATATGCTAACTTCTGGAAAGTGGTACAACTTTTTAAACAACTCCTCCCGCTTGGGGGTGGCAGATtgccaagtggttagagcataGGGCCAGTAACTGGACAGttactggatcaaatccctgagctaacaaggtagaaatctgtccttctgcctctgagcaaggcagttaacccactgttccccaggtgcTGAAGATGTGGCTGTTGATTACGGCAGCCCTCTGCACTTCTTtgattgggttaaatgcggaagacacatttaatttgtacaactgactagtatccccctttcccttgttGTCCCAGCAGGTTTTGACATCCTCTGGTCCCataccagacaaaataaaaatgtgtggTACTTTTAATAACCATTTACCTTAAACTGGCCAATTATTTGAAAGGATAATCTCTGAAAATGCATATCATTCTACTAGAGAGTCCCCTAGTCACATGACCTTGTAGAGAACGATGCACTAACAGACTCACAGACTTAATCTTCATTTCACCATTTGATGTCTATGATGTACTAAGTGCTATGCTAAAGAGTGTAAGAAAGTCAAAAATGCATATCTGATTCACATAATCCCTTCTTACTCTCTGCACCTCTTATCACAGAACCATTGACCTATATATTATAACTTTACAGTTGTTTCTGGTGTTGTTCCTAAGATCTGTAAAGCAGGACATGTCCTCCCCCTACATTAAGGAGGAGATCCTTCTGACTTAGATAACTACCGTCCAATTTGCAAATGATCCAACTGTCAGCTAAGAACTTTTCTAACTTCCCACTCTATTCTTAATGTGAACCAATCCGGTTTTAGACCTGGACAGAGCACAGTTTCAGCTGCTACGCTAGTTTTGGATGTGTTAAATTGCTTAGATCAGAAAAAAATTGTGCTGCCTTTCCAAGGCCTTGGACACTGTTGACCATCACACTCATTCAAAAGTTGACTGAAATAGGCCTGGATCAGGCTTCTTGAAAAGTGGTTTGAGAATGTTCTGTCAGACAGGACTCAATGTGGGATTTCTGATGGTGTGAAGTCTAGTTTCCTGGTACTGGAACCTGTTCTCTTTAATATTAATACAAATAATATTGGTTTGTCTGTTAACTTGTAATATTAATCTGTATGCAAAGTGGGCTTCTGTTTTAGGACTAGATCTTGCCTCTCACTAATgagcaggaagcagattgtacaATCAACTTTCCTGACAGTTCTTGACTATAGTGACACCATTTACCAGATTGCAGCAgctactactcttaaacctttggatgcaGTCTACCATAGCGCCCTTCACTTTATCacaggtgacagttttaatactcaccactgcatcttggggcggcaggtagcctagtggttagagtatgggggtcagtaaccgaaaggttgctggattgaatccctgagctgcccCTGAACCAGAAGTTAACCCcttgttccctggtaggctgtcattgtaaatacgcaTTTGTTCTTGTGTCAGCAAGAGCCCCCTTActaatgttcttaactgacttgcctagttaaataaaggttaaattaaaaactaaatgtttttatttgtatataataaaaataaaaaatcctgtCTCAAAAGGTTGGTTGGTCCACACTAAAGTCCCGTAGATCACTTCATTACTCCCTTTTTGATTACAAAGCTCTACTACAGCAGCTTCCAACGTACCTAACTTTGTTACTAACGTATGAAATAATGAGCTACCAAAGCCACTCGCCAGATTAATTAACTCTTGAGGTCCCTCTGGTCTCTACCAATTTAGGTAAATACTCCTTTAGTGTTATTGCCCCCATTGTTGGAATAACCTACAAAATTCTATGCATCTTGATTCCCTGGTGCCTCCAGGGCAGGTTAGGACTCTGGTGTTGAATTATTTAATTGAGGATtgcatattattatatattttttg harbors:
- the LOC106592401 gene encoding GTPase IMAP family member 9-like, with amino-acid sequence MSPEEMKSEIVRCIEMSVPGPHAFLLVIRLGRFTEEEQNTVKWIQESFGEESSMYTIVLFTHGDQLKGKSVEEFLAKSKDLQKLINICGGRYHSLSNDKRKDTQVPELLKKIEEMVSRNGGKHYTNEMYQEVQRKINEEKERKRQEEKRERERGDRKRKK